The proteins below come from a single Rhizobium rhizoryzae genomic window:
- a CDS encoding YkgJ family cysteine cluster protein, whose amino-acid sequence MESEDALEKIPPHLVAGDLSGMRCDGQRCSALDGQIGVATRCTIYEVRPQVCRECQPNDEECLTARWAYGLGRSD is encoded by the coding sequence ATGGAAAGCGAAGATGCTCTGGAGAAGATCCCTCCACATCTCGTGGCCGGGGATCTGAGTGGCATGCGCTGCGACGGTCAACGTTGTTCAGCGCTAGACGGCCAGATCGGCGTGGCGACACGCTGCACGATCTATGAGGTAAGACCCCAGGTCTGCCGTGAATGTCAGCCTAATGACGAGGAATGCCTGACGGCTCGTTGGGCTTACGGCCTTGGGCGCTCTGACTGA
- a CDS encoding 4'-phosphopantetheinyl transferase family protein, whose product MVPAFEFTELRLPGLAPGMLGIGTRYEPMGEPVLEAAGIQLPPALATAVPSRQLEYLAGRACAVEACRRLGLDATPATTGLHREPIWPAGVVGSITHSHGEAMAVIAPSSACRSLGVDIEHIVDLQKAEDLFSVIADPAEADVLKDLTGNNLALIFTLIFCAKEAIFKATWPFVRRFIDFDEVKLVAAKSGSLTFAADAPLASQLASPGLPPVTFAAATSSITTLCIYR is encoded by the coding sequence ATGGTGCCTGCATTCGAGTTTACAGAGCTCCGTCTACCAGGACTGGCACCCGGCATGCTGGGGATCGGGACCCGTTACGAACCCATGGGCGAACCGGTGCTGGAGGCAGCCGGCATCCAGTTGCCACCGGCTCTTGCGACCGCTGTTCCAAGCCGGCAACTCGAATATCTTGCGGGTCGCGCGTGCGCGGTTGAAGCCTGCCGCAGATTGGGTCTGGATGCGACGCCCGCGACAACCGGCCTTCATCGAGAGCCGATCTGGCCCGCGGGCGTTGTCGGCAGCATCACGCACAGCCATGGAGAGGCAATGGCGGTGATTGCGCCTTCCTCCGCCTGCCGCAGTCTTGGTGTCGATATCGAACATATCGTCGATTTGCAGAAGGCAGAAGATCTCTTCAGTGTCATTGCGGACCCGGCAGAGGCAGATGTTCTGAAGGATCTGACAGGCAATAATCTCGCACTGATCTTTACCCTGATTTTCTGTGCGAAAGAGGCGATCTTCAAAGCCACCTGGCCCTTCGTTCGTCGTTTCATCGATTTCGATGAAGTGAAATTGGTCGCTGCCAAGTCTGGCTCGCTGACATTTGCCGCAGATGCGCCTCTTGCATCGCAACTCGCTTCTCCAGGATTACCGCCGGTCACGTTCGCCGCAGCCACGTCATCAATAACAACGCTTTGCATCTACCGATGA
- the speB gene encoding agmatinase, with protein MTDKFHQPVDAAQVPRFAGHATFMRLPAVADAEGLDIALVGIPWDGGTTNRAGARHGPREVRNYSSLMRSAHHMFGTEPYKVANIADVGDVAVNPIDLMDGLRLIENGISAIVEKGALPLAVGGDHLTTLPVLRAVAKNGPVGLIHFDAHSDTNDTYFGDNRYTHGTPFRRAIEEGLLDPARMVQIGIRGSVYGSDEHAWALKQGVRIIYMEEFVARGALEVMEEARAIVGGHATYVTFDIDSIDPSMAPGTGTPEIGGFTTREAQQLLRMLDGLNLVGADVVEVAPPFDLNGMTSIVGATVMFELLCILARQIERQKNRIAR; from the coding sequence ATGACGGACAAGTTTCATCAGCCTGTCGATGCGGCGCAGGTGCCGCGATTTGCAGGACACGCGACGTTCATGCGGCTGCCGGCCGTAGCAGACGCCGAAGGTCTCGATATCGCACTTGTCGGCATCCCGTGGGACGGCGGAACAACAAACCGTGCTGGCGCACGCCATGGACCGCGCGAGGTCCGAAATTATTCAAGCCTTATGCGCAGCGCGCATCACATGTTCGGAACTGAGCCCTACAAGGTTGCCAATATCGCAGATGTCGGCGACGTTGCCGTCAATCCCATTGATCTGATGGATGGTCTTCGACTGATCGAAAACGGGATCTCCGCCATCGTGGAAAAAGGCGCCCTGCCGCTCGCCGTTGGCGGGGATCATCTAACCACCCTGCCCGTACTGCGCGCAGTCGCGAAGAATGGCCCCGTGGGTCTCATTCATTTCGATGCTCATTCCGACACGAACGACACCTATTTCGGCGATAATCGCTATACGCACGGAACTCCGTTTCGACGCGCGATCGAAGAGGGGCTGCTGGATCCAGCCCGCATGGTGCAGATCGGTATTCGGGGTTCGGTTTACGGTTCTGACGAGCATGCTTGGGCACTGAAGCAGGGTGTTCGTATCATTTACATGGAAGAGTTCGTTGCCCGCGGCGCTCTTGAGGTCATGGAGGAGGCGCGCGCCATCGTTGGCGGCCATGCGACCTATGTGACCTTCGATATCGACTCTATCGATCCATCCATGGCTCCCGGCACCGGAACCCCCGAGATTGGCGGGTTTACGACCCGTGAAGCCCAGCAACTTCTGCGTATGCTGGATGGCCTCAATCTGGTAGGCGCAGATGTGGTGGAAGTCGCCCCGCCCTTCGACTTGAACGGTATGACATCGATCGTCGGTGCAACCGTCATGTTCGAGTTGCTTTGCATTCTCGCAAGACAGATCGAGCGGCAAAAAAACCGCATTGCCCGGTGA